In one window of Prosthecobacter fusiformis DNA:
- a CDS encoding AAA family ATPase — protein sequence MSDIDTTLHLITRTLETSAEGEAQLMVELLLFPELATLANKERPSKAALMDLAEDLLKNEPLDEITRRSVSGTPEIMRAELKVEPAKRTEAWREPVTMTLEAVVWEQGAHVLATVPALGIAVIAPDRERLPKMLNEHALSALKRGEWNTSLLRLAMLARGEVSVQPVTWSPRLETAVDRWKKFLNEDQGPDILAQLCTRMEGAFLPRAYELETELKQLSRLLTLPDQPSVLLLGAAGVGKTALTQEMARRRSDFGLGQQPFYRSSGTRLIAGASGFGMWQQRCRELVETARKQKLVLYLGNLFELMNVGQSSTGSESIASFLRPYLVRRELQVIVECTHEQMVVIEKQDPRLADAFRILKLEEPQAEKLAALMLTASTKLAGDRARFSRPALERVRSLHRRYLGYSAFPGAPLRFMTRLHENIPAERLVEEPDVYAAFSRETGMPEHLLNPETPLDLDITRTWFQNRVEGQGEAVDVVVSVIAQIKAGLARPGRPLASLLFIGPTGTGKTEMAKALAEFLFQSAERMIRLDMSEYGQPWSAQRLVSGSHDGREGLLTAAVREQPFSVLLLDEFEKADPAVFDLLLQLLGEARLTDGAGRTADFSNCVVIMTSNLGAQDFSKGRMGFSSGGAAHQDATDHFTTAVQKALRPEMFNRIDRIVPYQPLSSEVVVSLTRREIATAALRPGFVKAGLRLEVSEAVVQNLAREGYDPRYGARPLKRRVAEHLLAPISALIAEGVAEKSLLKADLDSLGHVLLQVVKPGTNTEEKQALQNLRDRLRSTAHLRQAYESLRSSTMVNGLQGRLRMAQQRQRNSQGKAKNAVAWTAHDPETETLKQCLARIDKDAQKQLTHEEGLILALHHSDLAVLNRRDPLSKNDLEEAVLEAYALWQPPPKRLLFLIHGQPGKSMMAFAAMYRDLALDLGGKVEAGVFHKQTPAKLLSQDGQYAFAYVPEKEADQLQLWQEEPGKVAAMALWISGEKATLLLKNEGGLHLMKASRDKEDEPEKPARPSERKAIQAEKDWTCRIEVSVPEDNAQDLTELMLATTEIIGQPNLEKGVIRRQYDPVRMLVRDGPGGIRTSGSFQKSWLLRGLREAVLKEALA from the coding sequence ATGTCAGACATTGACACCACCCTTCACCTCATCACCCGCACGCTGGAAACCAGTGCGGAGGGCGAGGCGCAGTTGATGGTGGAGCTGCTGCTGTTTCCGGAGCTGGCGACGCTGGCCAATAAGGAGCGCCCGTCGAAGGCGGCATTGATGGATCTGGCGGAGGACCTGCTGAAAAATGAACCGCTGGATGAAATCACGCGCCGCTCAGTTTCGGGCACACCTGAAATCATGCGGGCGGAATTGAAGGTGGAGCCCGCGAAGAGGACGGAAGCCTGGCGCGAGCCAGTGACCATGACTCTGGAAGCAGTCGTCTGGGAGCAAGGAGCACACGTTCTGGCCACTGTGCCTGCACTGGGCATCGCCGTCATCGCCCCGGACCGCGAGCGGCTGCCGAAGATGCTGAATGAGCATGCGCTCAGCGCCCTGAAGCGGGGCGAATGGAACACCTCCCTGCTGCGCCTAGCCATGCTGGCCCGGGGTGAAGTGAGCGTGCAGCCGGTGACCTGGAGCCCACGGCTGGAAACCGCCGTGGACCGCTGGAAAAAATTCCTCAACGAAGATCAGGGACCGGACATCCTCGCCCAGCTTTGCACCCGCATGGAGGGTGCCTTTCTGCCTCGTGCCTATGAGTTGGAAACGGAACTCAAGCAACTGTCCCGCCTGCTCACTCTGCCGGATCAGCCGAGCGTGCTGCTGCTGGGTGCAGCAGGTGTGGGTAAGACCGCGTTAACCCAGGAAATGGCCCGACGGCGCAGTGACTTTGGCCTGGGCCAGCAGCCATTTTATCGCAGCAGCGGCACCCGGTTGATCGCTGGTGCCAGCGGGTTTGGCATGTGGCAGCAGCGCTGCCGGGAGCTGGTGGAAACGGCACGAAAACAAAAGCTGGTCCTTTATCTGGGCAACCTCTTCGAACTCATGAACGTGGGCCAGAGCAGCACCGGGAGCGAAAGCATCGCCAGCTTTTTGCGCCCGTATCTGGTGCGGCGGGAGCTCCAGGTCATCGTCGAATGTACGCATGAGCAAATGGTCGTGATCGAGAAACAGGACCCGCGTCTTGCCGATGCCTTCCGCATCTTGAAACTGGAGGAACCGCAGGCGGAAAAGCTGGCGGCATTGATGCTCACCGCCTCCACCAAACTAGCCGGTGACCGCGCACGCTTTTCCCGGCCCGCGCTAGAGCGGGTGAGATCTCTGCACCGGCGCTATCTGGGCTATTCAGCCTTTCCAGGTGCACCGCTGCGTTTCATGACCCGCCTGCATGAAAACATCCCGGCAGAGCGCCTCGTCGAAGAGCCAGATGTCTATGCCGCCTTCTCACGCGAGACTGGCATGCCGGAGCACTTGCTGAATCCAGAGACACCGCTGGATCTCGACATCACCCGCACCTGGTTTCAAAACCGGGTCGAAGGCCAGGGCGAAGCCGTGGATGTGGTGGTGTCCGTCATCGCCCAGATCAAGGCAGGGCTCGCCCGTCCAGGCAGGCCGCTGGCATCGCTGCTGTTCATCGGCCCCACAGGCACGGGCAAAACTGAGATGGCCAAGGCCCTGGCGGAATTCCTTTTCCAAAGCGCAGAGCGCATGATCCGCCTGGACATGAGCGAGTACGGTCAGCCCTGGAGCGCGCAGAGGCTGGTGAGCGGCAGCCATGATGGACGTGAAGGGCTGCTGACTGCTGCCGTGCGTGAGCAACCCTTCAGCGTGTTGCTGCTGGACGAGTTTGAAAAGGCAGACCCGGCGGTCTTTGATTTATTGCTTCAATTGTTAGGCGAGGCCCGGCTCACCGACGGCGCAGGCCGCACGGCGGATTTCAGCAACTGCGTGGTCATCATGACCTCCAACCTCGGAGCGCAGGATTTTTCCAAAGGTCGCATGGGTTTCAGCAGTGGCGGTGCCGCGCACCAGGATGCGACGGATCATTTCACCACAGCGGTGCAGAAAGCCCTGCGACCGGAGATGTTCAACCGCATTGACCGCATCGTCCCTTATCAGCCGCTCAGCAGCGAAGTTGTGGTCTCCCTGACCCGTCGTGAGATCGCCACGGCTGCTTTGCGACCCGGCTTTGTCAAAGCAGGACTGCGGCTGGAAGTGAGCGAGGCCGTGGTTCAAAATCTGGCGCGGGAAGGATATGATCCGCGTTATGGAGCCCGGCCTTTGAAGCGCCGCGTGGCTGAGCATTTGCTGGCACCTATCTCCGCACTGATTGCTGAAGGCGTGGCAGAAAAAAGCCTGTTGAAGGCGGATCTGGACAGCCTGGGCCATGTGCTCCTGCAAGTGGTCAAGCCTGGCACCAACACAGAGGAGAAACAGGCCCTGCAAAATCTGCGTGACCGGCTGCGCAGCACAGCCCACCTGCGACAGGCCTACGAAAGCCTGCGCAGCAGCACGATGGTGAACGGTCTGCAAGGCCGACTCAGGATGGCACAGCAGCGCCAGCGCAACAGCCAGGGCAAAGCCAAAAACGCGGTGGCCTGGACGGCACATGATCCTGAGACGGAAACGCTGAAGCAATGCCTGGCCCGCATCGACAAGGATGCGCAGAAGCAGCTCACGCATGAGGAGGGCCTCATCCTGGCCCTGCATCACAGCGACTTGGCTGTGCTGAACCGACGTGACCCGCTTTCCAAAAACGATCTGGAGGAAGCCGTGCTGGAGGCCTATGCACTATGGCAGCCACCACCGAAGCGGTTGCTGTTTCTCATCCACGGCCAGCCGGGCAAAAGCATGATGGCCTTTGCGGCGATGTATCGCGACCTAGCACTGGACCTGGGCGGCAAGGTGGAGGCAGGTGTGTTTCACAAACAGACCCCGGCCAAACTGCTGAGCCAGGATGGCCAATATGCCTTTGCCTATGTGCCGGAAAAAGAGGCCGATCAACTCCAGCTCTGGCAGGAAGAGCCGGGAAAAGTCGCCGCCATGGCCCTGTGGATCAGTGGTGAAAAAGCCACGCTGCTACTGAAAAACGAAGGCGGCTTGCACCTCATGAAAGCCAGCCGGGACAAGGAGGATGAACCTGAAAAGCCGGCACGTCCCAGCGAACGAAAAGCCATCCAGGCGGAGAAAGACTGGACCTGCCGCATCGAAGTCAGTGTGCCCGAAGACAATGCGCAGGACCTCACCGAACTGATGCTGGCCACGACAGAAATCATTGGTCAGCCAAATCTGGAAAAAGGCGTGATCCGCCGCCAGTATGACCCCGTGCGCATGCTGGTGCGTGACGGTCCCGGCGGAATCCGGACATCCGGCAGCTTCCAAAAAAGCTGGCTTCTGCGCGGCCTCCGTGAAGCCGTATTGAAGGAGGCTCTGGCATGA
- a CDS encoding AAA family ATPase, whose protein sequence is MSRTLRFNVVLWRSSPQGGWAGRLLDDMASYGSASGATPTAVLRELKDYLQCVDGSGDLWMVAPDFQDPEMRVVKVQAVPEYAVKVKDGHNRTRSVPCAEAVTLKLPCVVGKRESGLVCAMLPTLNVEFELSGQDKVEEMALHYARQELKGLTPASLMRLLSPVEWKLDAISFTPRRQKEKEDDFKLEVLPKVAEHAGSPALRKTSRTWERDAEVTDLENRLRQSRGSVLLVGESGCGKSAVLIEAARRVEKLSGESGRKAQRFWITSGSRLIAGMRWLGEWQERLEEVIAEARNAEAILGIESLQELLRLGGSNPESSLAAFLIPYLQSGELRLVVEATPAEVDACERSLPGFLDAFSIQRMHPLAPAQEDRVLNLAAQSLNGSGAMDFSMEAAREAGRLCKRFQPYAGFPGTPLGLMNEAAARAREAGGRQVALADLRRLFAEGTGLPDQLMDETAVLDPEALRSWFSERLIAQPQAVDAVCRTLLKFKAGLNDPRRPLAVLLFTGPTGTGKTQLAKFLGDYLFPNRQPNDRLVRLDMSEYAGHDAARRLLGDAFGEPSDLVKRLRQNPFTVLLLDEVEKAAPEVFDTLMNVFDEGRLTDALGRTTWFRSTVIIMTSNLGARKGSALGFGPASATEAARSDTSAITQFFRPEFFNRLDQVVTFEPLGRSAVESIAQREIAALIQREGLAQRGLRLEISDALLQTVCERGFDPVYGARPLQRRIEELIVMPLARWIVTHPASKDLLLRVTWDANRATTEITPP, encoded by the coding sequence ATGTCCCGCACCCTCCGCTTTAATGTCGTGCTCTGGCGCAGCTCCCCTCAGGGTGGCTGGGCAGGCCGACTGCTGGATGACATGGCCAGTTATGGTTCCGCCAGCGGAGCCACCCCCACAGCCGTGCTGCGGGAGTTAAAGGACTACCTGCAATGCGTGGATGGCAGCGGTGATTTGTGGATGGTCGCACCTGATTTCCAGGACCCGGAAATGCGCGTGGTGAAGGTCCAGGCTGTGCCCGAGTATGCAGTGAAGGTCAAGGACGGTCATAACCGCACCCGCAGTGTGCCCTGTGCTGAAGCGGTGACGCTGAAGCTGCCCTGCGTAGTAGGCAAGCGTGAGAGCGGGCTGGTCTGTGCGATGCTGCCGACACTCAATGTAGAATTTGAGCTCAGCGGCCAGGACAAGGTGGAAGAAATGGCGCTTCATTATGCGCGCCAGGAATTGAAAGGGCTGACCCCTGCCAGCCTCATGCGGCTGCTTTCACCTGTGGAATGGAAGCTGGACGCGATCTCCTTCACCCCGCGCCGTCAGAAGGAGAAGGAGGATGACTTTAAACTGGAGGTGCTGCCCAAAGTCGCCGAGCACGCGGGATCCCCTGCCCTGCGCAAAACATCCCGCACCTGGGAGCGTGATGCGGAGGTGACCGACCTGGAAAACCGCCTGCGTCAAAGCCGGGGCAGCGTGCTGCTGGTGGGTGAATCCGGCTGTGGAAAATCGGCCGTTTTGATTGAAGCCGCCCGCCGGGTGGAAAAGCTGTCTGGGGAAAGTGGGCGCAAAGCGCAGCGCTTCTGGATCACCAGCGGCTCGCGCCTCATCGCTGGCATGCGCTGGTTAGGCGAGTGGCAGGAACGGCTGGAGGAAGTCATCGCCGAAGCAAGAAACGCGGAGGCCATCCTGGGCATCGAAAGCCTACAGGAGCTGCTGCGGCTGGGAGGCAGCAATCCGGAGAGCAGTCTCGCCGCTTTTTTAATTCCCTATCTTCAGTCAGGCGAGCTGCGGCTTGTGGTCGAAGCCACACCTGCGGAAGTGGATGCCTGTGAACGCAGCCTGCCAGGCTTCCTGGATGCCTTCTCCATCCAGCGCATGCATCCGCTGGCACCGGCCCAGGAAGACCGCGTATTGAATCTGGCCGCTCAGTCTCTCAATGGCAGCGGGGCCATGGATTTTTCAATGGAGGCCGCGCGCGAGGCGGGCCGTTTGTGCAAGCGTTTCCAACCCTATGCAGGCTTTCCCGGAACTCCGCTGGGCCTGATGAACGAAGCCGCTGCGCGTGCACGTGAAGCAGGCGGCCGCCAGGTGGCTCTGGCGGATCTGCGCCGCCTCTTTGCTGAAGGCACTGGCCTGCCTGATCAGCTCATGGATGAAACTGCCGTGCTAGATCCAGAAGCACTGCGTTCCTGGTTCAGTGAACGTCTCATCGCCCAGCCGCAGGCGGTGGATGCAGTCTGCCGCACATTGTTAAAATTCAAAGCTGGGCTCAATGATCCACGCCGCCCTCTGGCTGTCCTGCTTTTCACCGGCCCTACTGGCACAGGCAAGACACAATTGGCCAAGTTCCTGGGGGACTATCTCTTCCCCAACCGCCAGCCCAATGACCGGCTTGTGCGCCTGGACATGAGCGAATACGCTGGCCACGATGCAGCCCGCCGCCTGCTTGGCGATGCCTTTGGAGAACCCTCCGACCTGGTCAAACGCTTGCGTCAAAACCCCTTCACCGTCCTTCTCCTGGACGAGGTGGAAAAGGCCGCGCCTGAGGTCTTCGATACGCTGATGAACGTCTTTGATGAAGGCCGCCTCACCGATGCCCTGGGGCGCACCACCTGGTTCCGCAGTACAGTCATCATCATGACCTCCAACCTGGGCGCGCGGAAAGGCAGCGCCCTGGGTTTTGGTCCGGCATCTGCCACAGAGGCTGCACGTTCAGACACAAGCGCCATCACCCAATTCTTCCGGCCTGAATTTTTCAACCGCCTGGATCAGGTCGTCACCTTTGAGCCCCTGGGCCGCAGTGCCGTTGAATCCATTGCCCAGAGGGAGATCGCCGCCCTCATCCAGCGGGAGGGTCTGGCCCAGCGCGGCCTGCGGCTGGAGATCAGCGATGCCCTGCTGCAAACAGTCTGCGAACGCGGCTTTGACCCTGTCTATGGTGCACGTCCACTTCAGCGCCGGATTGAAGAACTCATTGTTATGCCATTGGCACGATGGATCGTCACCCATCCCGCCAGCAAGGACCTTCTGCTGCGTGTCACCTGGGACGCAAACAGGGCCACGACGGAGATTACTCCTCCTTAA
- a CDS encoding trans-sulfuration enzyme family protein, with translation MKDDPTVPSAARFETRAIHIGQDYRSETGAVIPPIYMTSTYETGNPGGFDYTRSGSPNYRNLQNTLASLENAQHCTVFASGVSAITAIAFGLKAGDTVVSEQNIYGCTYRLFERVLRKFNVDIQYLDLADTANYTRIAEIKPALVWLESPTNPLLKILDIAAISEVAHSVGSTVVMDNTFASSLLQKPLDLGADLSLLSTTKYTNGHSDALGGAVCSNSAEWQEKMIFAQKALGLQPSPFDSWLTSRGVKTEAIRMERHSANALELATRLEGRADVKSVRYPFLPSNPQYELARKQMSGGSGMLLADFGHTQDEALAFIRRLRLFTQAESLGGIESLVCHPATMTHASIPKDIREAAGVTDGLVRFSVGIEHVEDLWADIEQALKA, from the coding sequence ATGAAAGACGACCCCACGGTGCCCAGCGCAGCACGTTTTGAAACCCGAGCCATCCACATCGGCCAGGATTACCGCAGCGAAACTGGTGCGGTGATTCCGCCGATCTACATGACCTCGACCTATGAGACGGGGAATCCTGGCGGTTTCGACTACACCCGCAGCGGCAGCCCGAACTATCGCAACCTGCAAAACACTCTGGCCAGCCTGGAGAATGCCCAGCACTGTACCGTATTCGCCAGCGGCGTATCCGCCATCACTGCCATCGCCTTTGGGTTGAAGGCGGGGGATACTGTCGTTTCAGAGCAGAACATCTATGGCTGCACGTATAGGCTCTTTGAGCGTGTGCTGCGGAAGTTCAATGTGGACATCCAGTATCTGGACCTCGCGGATACGGCGAATTATACCCGTATAGCCGAGATCAAACCAGCCCTGGTATGGTTGGAATCGCCCACGAATCCATTGCTCAAGATCCTCGACATCGCCGCTATCTCGGAGGTGGCGCATAGTGTCGGCAGTACGGTCGTGATGGACAATACCTTTGCCTCCAGTCTGTTGCAAAAGCCGCTGGATCTGGGTGCGGACCTGTCCCTGCTCAGCACCACGAAATATACTAACGGCCACTCGGATGCCTTGGGCGGTGCGGTCTGTTCCAACTCCGCCGAATGGCAGGAGAAGATGATCTTTGCCCAAAAGGCCCTGGGTCTGCAGCCCAGCCCCTTTGATTCCTGGCTGACTTCCCGCGGGGTGAAGACCGAGGCCATCCGCATGGAGCGGCACAGCGCCAATGCCCTGGAGCTGGCGACCCGCCTGGAGGGCCGTGCGGATGTGAAGAGTGTGCGTTATCCCTTCCTGCCTTCCAATCCGCAGTATGAGCTGGCGCGGAAGCAGATGAGCGGCGGCTCTGGCATGCTGCTCGCAGACTTTGGGCATACGCAGGATGAGGCCCTGGCCTTCATTCGTCGGCTTCGTCTTTTTACGCAGGCCGAGAGTCTCGGCGGCATCGAATCACTCGTATGCCATCCTGCAACCATGACTCATGCCTCCATACCCAAGGATATCCGTGAAGCCGCCGGCGTGACCGACGGGCTGGTCAGGTTTTCTGTTGGTATAGAGCATGTCGAAGACCTCTGGGCAGACATCGAACAGGCACTGAAAGCATAG
- the tyrS gene encoding tyrosine--tRNA ligase, with amino-acid sequence MLSVSEQLDLLKRGTVTIHSEKELAAKLAKGKPLRIKLGVDPTSPDIHLGHAVALRKLRQFQDLGHQIVLIIGDFTAMIGDPSGRSTTRPPLTYDEVLANAKTYTDQAFLVLDKEKTEVVFNGSWFKEMPFMEVIKLNARVTLQQMLQREDFKNRVANGTEVRLHELQYPIMQGWDSVVVRSDVEIGGSDQLFNILVGRDLQKEEGMEPQVCMTLPLLEGLDGVKKMSKSLGNYVGLTDAPKEMFGKLMSIPDELMAKYYLLVLGEELDATMHPMEAKKALAGKCVAVYHSEAAAQECRDDWDLRFSKKDLANVELPHLTLSDRKDVLGVVQHAYQSVFNQPVSGGEVRRLIQGGSIQLNGEKLSDPKAEPAWESGAVLKLDKKRSVRLA; translated from the coding sequence ATGCTCTCTGTCTCTGAACAACTCGATCTCCTCAAGCGCGGCACTGTGACCATTCACAGTGAAAAAGAACTCGCCGCCAAGCTGGCCAAGGGCAAGCCCCTGCGCATCAAACTGGGCGTGGACCCCACCTCCCCGGACATCCATTTGGGCCATGCCGTGGCGTTGCGCAAACTGCGCCAGTTCCAGGATCTCGGCCATCAGATCGTCCTCATCATTGGCGACTTCACCGCCATGATCGGTGACCCCAGCGGCCGCTCCACCACGCGCCCGCCGCTGACTTACGACGAAGTGCTGGCCAACGCCAAGACCTACACCGACCAGGCCTTCCTCGTCCTCGACAAGGAAAAGACGGAAGTCGTCTTCAACGGCAGTTGGTTTAAAGAGATGCCCTTCATGGAGGTGATCAAGCTCAATGCCCGCGTGACCCTGCAGCAGATGCTTCAGCGCGAAGATTTCAAAAACCGCGTGGCAAATGGCACCGAGGTGCGCCTGCACGAGCTGCAGTACCCCATCATGCAGGGCTGGGACAGCGTCGTGGTGCGGTCCGATGTGGAGATCGGCGGCAGCGACCAGTTGTTTAACATCTTGGTAGGCCGCGACCTGCAAAAAGAAGAAGGCATGGAGCCACAGGTGTGCATGACCCTTCCCCTCCTGGAAGGTCTGGACGGCGTCAAAAAGATGTCCAAGTCCCTCGGCAATTACGTCGGCCTAACCGATGCTCCGAAGGAAATGTTTGGCAAGCTGATGAGCATCCCGGATGAGCTGATGGCGAAGTACTACCTACTTGTCCTCGGTGAAGAACTGGATGCGACGATGCACCCCATGGAGGCCAAAAAAGCCCTCGCTGGCAAATGCGTGGCCGTTTACCACAGCGAAGCCGCTGCCCAAGAATGCCGCGATGACTGGGACCTCCGCTTCAGCAAAAAAGATCTCGCCAACGTCGAGCTGCCCCACCTCACCCTCAGCGACCGCAAAGACGTGCTCGGTGTGGTGCAACACGCCTACCAGTCCGTCTTCAACCAACCCGTCTCCGGCGGTGAAGTCCGCCGCCTCATCCAAGGCGGCAGCATCCAGCTCAACGGCGAAAAACTCAGTGACCCCAAAGCCGAACCCGCTTGGGAAAGCGGTGCCGTGCTGAAGCTGGATAAGAAGCGTAGCGTGCGGCTGGCGTGA
- a CDS encoding AAA family ATPase has protein sequence MNLRLSIPVYADHHREEGEKARFRVRPLFMPSWTRDETDVREDRALQRLASAITKNLAEEKTSPDHRELLPWTFSPPATGQNIRLRIELRRQSFEGNFYVAVFEGAGCRQAVLPRGGGLSFECTPGTHLEDELKRVLTEHLRKLEKENEADFDPKEWLSGSQPHLTHVSVVLPGRQALPAAPSRKLSLGDDTPMDGGKELRKVGRCLDALYPNDLHHALLRENEVGELLSWFTQRKATTPMVLLVGRSKAGKTALIHECVRRRMEKAESTKRGLFWHVSPQRVISGMSYIGQWEQRWTAMLAEMRQERHILVLDDLPGLFEAGKTAGSDLSLGQVLKARQEHEPVAILAESTPEAWGRLRETDRAFASMFQVIHVREMDDDSTLRILIRSLQMLETRSRLKLAPEILPLIMRLQTRFGRARAFPGKGVEMLTALAGSFADQFPDEGTLKLETVGAGQVLDWFASRHGIRLTMIDNSQSMTPSGLQEFFSSRIMGQTAAVSAMTETVLMARAEVNDARRPLGSLLFLGPTGVGKTECAKALAEFVFGSEEKMLRFDLNEYSGGDAALRLIGSPGHSGLLTSRVRRQPFSLLLFDEVEKAHPDVFDLLLQVLGEGRLTDAQGQTVDFCNCLIILTSNIGAQKTRHRLGFDDRAAEEKEVYREAAEKFFRPEFFNRLDRIVPFHELRRQDIQHLAGTLSSRALARQGLRDRRVEVLLDADSTGFLAQRGYDPEYGARALRRAIETHLVEPLAAHLMTWKTSRAVRVQTTLQNGALHFTCEVHRQVAQTLRLPVRLSHDELLDRVDEAHQGLDQVNARLDDWKLNDSEDGISALRAWYYRLRDESNALRQQLHQTEASLEAMEKARKKASASRGTKPFIETLDDYLCVMPEAGIENLLHDLLGSDMSARQVAARLDLAQPMARSTAMALRLLWRVNRLLMLTADEGPSPQAWTLVSSAKLSLPGWRKDAFVDALNPDGTHLILEGHGLQKLAAAFTGVHASFEESLVLTSYSCQELPSGTGEISHIRQGRRLLDLRTGLCMETDDSLPLEMALALACTEPLSF, from the coding sequence ATGAACCTGCGCCTTTCCATCCCGGTTTATGCCGACCACCACCGTGAGGAGGGCGAGAAGGCGCGCTTCCGCGTCCGGCCCTTGTTCATGCCGTCCTGGACTCGTGATGAAACGGATGTCCGGGAGGACCGCGCACTCCAACGCCTGGCCAGTGCCATCACCAAAAACTTGGCCGAAGAGAAAACATCGCCAGACCATCGGGAGCTCCTGCCCTGGACTTTTTCACCACCCGCCACCGGCCAGAATATCCGCCTGCGCATTGAACTGCGCCGTCAGTCCTTTGAGGGCAATTTCTATGTGGCTGTTTTTGAAGGCGCCGGATGCCGCCAGGCGGTACTGCCAAGGGGTGGCGGACTCAGCTTTGAATGCACTCCCGGCACGCACCTGGAAGATGAGCTGAAGCGTGTGCTCACGGAGCATCTGAGAAAGCTCGAAAAAGAAAACGAAGCGGACTTTGATCCTAAAGAATGGCTCTCTGGCAGCCAGCCGCACCTGACGCACGTCAGCGTGGTTCTTCCCGGCAGGCAGGCGCTGCCCGCAGCCCCGTCCCGCAAGCTGTCGCTGGGCGATGACACCCCCATGGATGGTGGGAAAGAACTGCGCAAAGTAGGCCGCTGCCTGGACGCACTGTACCCCAATGATCTCCACCACGCCCTGCTGCGTGAGAATGAGGTGGGCGAGCTGCTGTCCTGGTTCACCCAGCGCAAAGCCACCACTCCGATGGTGCTGCTGGTAGGCCGCTCCAAGGCTGGCAAAACCGCCCTCATCCATGAATGCGTACGCCGCCGGATGGAAAAGGCGGAGAGCACTAAACGCGGCCTCTTCTGGCATGTCTCACCCCAGCGGGTGATCAGCGGCATGTCTTACATCGGCCAATGGGAGCAGCGCTGGACAGCCATGCTGGCAGAAATGCGGCAGGAGCGCCATATCCTGGTGCTGGATGATCTGCCAGGCCTCTTTGAAGCCGGTAAAACCGCGGGCAGTGATCTGTCACTCGGCCAGGTGCTGAAGGCACGCCAAGAGCATGAACCGGTGGCCATCCTGGCGGAGTCCACCCCAGAAGCCTGGGGCCGACTGCGTGAAACGGACCGTGCCTTTGCCAGCATGTTTCAGGTCATCCATGTCCGTGAAATGGATGATGACAGCACCCTGCGCATCCTTATCCGCAGCCTGCAGATGCTGGAGACTCGGTCCCGCCTGAAACTGGCCCCGGAGATCCTGCCGTTGATCATGCGCCTGCAGACTCGCTTTGGTCGTGCCCGGGCTTTTCCTGGAAAGGGCGTGGAGATGCTAACCGCGCTGGCGGGCTCCTTTGCCGATCAGTTCCCGGATGAAGGAACCCTGAAACTGGAGACCGTCGGCGCAGGGCAGGTGCTGGACTGGTTTGCCTCACGTCATGGCATCCGCCTAACCATGATTGATAACAGCCAGTCGATGACGCCCAGCGGCTTGCAGGAATTTTTCTCCAGCCGCATCATGGGCCAGACGGCGGCTGTGAGCGCCATGACGGAAACAGTGCTCATGGCCCGTGCGGAGGTGAATGATGCGCGGCGGCCGCTCGGGTCGCTGCTCTTCCTCGGCCCGACCGGCGTTGGAAAAACGGAATGTGCCAAGGCCCTGGCGGAATTTGTCTTTGGCAGTGAGGAAAAGATGCTGCGCTTTGACCTCAATGAATACAGCGGCGGGGATGCGGCCCTGCGCCTCATCGGCAGTCCGGGGCACAGTGGTCTGCTGACCTCGCGGGTGCGACGCCAGCCCTTTAGCCTGCTGCTGTTTGATGAAGTGGAGAAAGCCCACCCGGATGTCTTCGACCTCCTGCTCCAGGTATTGGGGGAAGGACGCCTCACCGATGCCCAGGGCCAGACGGTGGACTTCTGCAACTGCCTCATCATCCTCACCTCCAACATCGGAGCCCAGAAGACGCGGCACCGACTCGGCTTTGATGACCGGGCGGCGGAAGAAAAGGAAGTTTATCGGGAAGCGGCGGAGAAATTCTTCAGGCCGGAATTCTTCAACCGCCTGGACCGCATCGTCCCCTTCCATGAACTGCGCAGGCAGGACATCCAGCATCTGGCGGGTACGCTTTCCTCCCGTGCACTCGCCCGGCAGGGCCTGCGCGATCGGCGTGTGGAGGTGCTGCTGGATGCAGACAGCACCGGTTTCCTGGCACAGCGCGGATACGATCCTGAATATGGTGCCCGTGCATTGCGGCGTGCCATCGAGACACATCTGGTGGAGCCGCTGGCCGCTCACCTGATGACCTGGAAAACCTCCCGTGCCGTGCGGGTGCAAACGACGCTGCAAAACGGTGCCCTTCACTTCACCTGCGAAGTCCACCGTCAGGTGGCTCAGACCCTGCGGCTGCCGGTCCGGCTCTCCCATGATGAGCTCTTGGACAGGGTGGATGAAGCGCATCAGGGCCTGGACCAAGTGAACGCACGCCTGGATGACTGGAAGCTCAATGACAGTGAAGACGGCATCTCCGCCCTGCGTGCCTGGTATTACCGCCTGCGGGATGAAAGCAACGCCCTGAGGCAGCAACTGCACCAGACCGAAGCATCCTTGGAGGCCATGGAAAAAGCGCGCAAAAAAGCCTCCGCCTCCCGAGGCACCAAACCCTTCATCGAAACGCTGGACGATTACCTTTGCGTGATGCCTGAGGCAGGCATTGAAAACTTGCTGCATGATTTGTTAGGCTCGGACATGTCCGCCAGACAGGTGGCAGCCAGACTGGATCTGGCTCAGCCCATGGCCAGATCCACCGCCATGGCTCTGCGTCTGCTGTGGCGGGTAAACCGCCTGCTGATGCTGACTGCGGATGAAGGTCCGTCACCGCAAGCATGGACGCTGGTTTCATCTGCCAAGCTTTCCCTTCCCGGCTGGCGCAAGGATGCTTTTGTGGATGCCCTGAACCCAGATGGCACGCATCTCATCCTGGAAGGCCACGGTCTGCAAAAGCTTGCTGCCGCATTCACCGGAGTGCATGCCAGCTTCGAGGAAAGCCTGGTGCTCACCAGTTACTCCTGCCAGGAACTGCCTTCAGGCACAGGGGAAATCAGCCACATCCGACAGGGTCGTCGCCTGCTGGATCTACGCACCGGCCTGTGCATGGAAACCGATGACAGCCTGCCCCTCGAAATGGCATTGGCGCTGGCCTGTACTGAACCGCTTTCTTTCTGA